The following are encoded in a window of Lates calcarifer isolate ASB-BC8 unplaced genomic scaffold, TLL_Latcal_v3 _unitig_5243_quiver_792, whole genome shotgun sequence genomic DNA:
- the LOC127140858 gene encoding uncharacterized protein LOC127140858 encodes MRRNMTLSVVLILMTITEGITGIHYVTCLIKSVQGEEGDDVLLQFGLDPSVDLLDHILYVIRADLGENVVHSYRYGKDDTGPQMSQYRNRTIFIYDPSRRILVRLISAKMSDSGHYGLIIPELTQSCTINVTVVRKDQDNRTNTTTIESEKPGAEEMNVGAIVGGVLTIVALILVLIILRVLVKRRNLWMKKKQEAEKTPNISEMEKLETTSTEGDEELHRAAENASGNFLKEV; translated from the exons ATGAGGAGGAACATGACTCTTTCTGTTGTCCTGATCCTCATGACAATCACTGAAGGCATCACGG GAATTCATTATGTCACCTGCCTGATCAAGTCAGTCCAGGGAGAAGAAGGTGATGATGTTCTGCTTCAGTTTGGTCTGGATCCATCAGTGGACTTGCTAGATCACATCCTGTATGTTATCAGAGCTGACCTCGGGGAGAATGTAGTCCACTCTTATCGTTACGGAAAGGACGATACTGGTCCACAGATGTCTCAGTACAGGAACAGGACAATTTTCATCTATGATCCGAGCAGAAGGATCCTGGTCCGGCTGATCTCTGCAAAGATGTCAGATAGTGGACATTATGGCCTGATCATCCCAGAACTGACACAGAGTTGTACCATCAATGttactgttg tgagaaaagaccaagacaacaggacaaacacaacgaCCATCGAGTCAGAGAAACctg gagctgaggagatgaatgttggtgccattgttggtggtgttctCACTATTGTTGCTCTTATTCTTGTCCTCATTATTCTCAGAGTCCTGGTGAAACGTAGAAATCTCT ggatgaagaagaagcaggaagcagagaaaacaccaaacatctctgagatggaaaagctggagacgacatcaacagaaggagatgaagagctgcacagagctgcagaaaacgcttcaggaaacttcctgaaagaggtgtag